Proteins co-encoded in one Cytobacillus sp. NJ13 genomic window:
- the mutS gene encoding DNA mismatch repair protein MutS yields the protein MAAAYTPMIQQYLRVKAEYQDAFLFFRLGDFYEMFFDDALKASQELEITLTSREGGTEERIPMCGVPYHSAPVYIEQLIEKGYKVAICEQTEDPKQAKGVVKREVVQLITPGTMMEGKGLQEKENNYIASISVFEDETFGFATNDLSTGETKVTMLSSGFDEVLNELSMSGAKEVVISSDFDGEWQRKMKERSVMAISFEDDCGVRESFQGLLADLNQDKLRTTSSRLINYLYRTQKRSLDHLQKVATYQINQYMKIDYFSKKNLELTETIRSKGKKGSLLWLLDETKTAMGGRLLKQWIDRPLIDEQEIKRRHSLVKTLMDSFFEREEIREKLKEVYDLERLAGRVAFGNVNARDLVQLKKSLQQIPILKEMVSNLPNEEAMRLAERLDACEEVTDTLESAIMENPPLSLKDGNIIQDGYHEELDKYRDASRNGKTWIAQLEKQEREKTGIKSLKIGFNRVFGYYIEVTRANLHLLQEGQYERKQTLTNAERFITPELKEKEALILEAQEKCVELEYELFTNVREYVKEYIPRLQKLAKMVSELDVLQCFAAVSEQRHYIKPSFSNERRVYIKDGRHPVVEKVLNAQEYVPNDCYMDADREMMLITGPNMSGKSTYMRQIALTAILAQIGCYVPASEAVLPIFDQVFTRIGAADDLISGQSTFMVEMLEARNAIVNATQNSLILFDEIGRGTSTYDGMALAQAIIEYIHNRIGAKTLFSTHYHELTVLEEELQKVKNIHVSAVEQNGRVVFLHKIKEGAADKSYGIHVAQLAELPNELIVRANEILTGLESNDPGHVKKEIPAAEKMAEPAAQLSFFEEPEDVKKPSIGSKEKKIIDKVKALDILDMTPMQALNTLYELHRKLKN from the coding sequence ATGGCAGCAGCATACACGCCTATGATACAGCAATATTTACGGGTAAAGGCAGAATATCAGGATGCCTTTTTATTTTTTCGGCTTGGCGACTTTTACGAAATGTTTTTTGATGATGCACTTAAAGCATCACAGGAGCTTGAAATCACATTAACAAGCCGCGAAGGAGGCACGGAAGAACGGATTCCCATGTGCGGAGTGCCGTATCATTCAGCACCTGTATATATTGAACAATTGATTGAAAAAGGCTACAAAGTCGCAATCTGCGAGCAAACAGAAGATCCGAAACAGGCAAAAGGTGTTGTGAAGCGGGAAGTCGTACAGCTTATCACGCCTGGAACAATGATGGAAGGCAAAGGCCTTCAGGAAAAAGAAAACAATTACATTGCATCGATTTCGGTTTTTGAAGATGAAACTTTTGGATTTGCCACAAATGATTTATCAACAGGTGAGACGAAAGTAACAATGTTAAGCAGCGGGTTTGATGAAGTTTTGAACGAGCTGTCCATGTCAGGAGCAAAGGAAGTGGTCATCTCTTCCGATTTTGATGGAGAATGGCAGCGGAAAATGAAAGAACGATCCGTTATGGCGATTTCATTCGAGGATGATTGCGGAGTCCGAGAATCTTTCCAGGGGCTTTTGGCTGATTTAAATCAGGACAAGCTTAGGACAACTTCTTCCAGACTGATTAATTACCTGTACCGTACGCAGAAGAGAAGCTTGGATCATCTTCAAAAAGTGGCTACTTATCAGATTAATCAATACATGAAAATCGATTATTTTTCGAAAAAGAATCTTGAGCTGACAGAAACCATCCGCAGCAAAGGCAAGAAGGGCTCGCTGTTATGGCTATTGGATGAAACGAAGACAGCCATGGGCGGACGCCTGTTAAAGCAATGGATCGACAGGCCGCTTATTGATGAACAGGAAATCAAGCGCCGTCATTCGCTGGTTAAAACGTTAATGGACTCTTTCTTTGAACGGGAAGAAATCAGGGAAAAGCTGAAGGAAGTCTATGATCTGGAACGCCTTGCAGGAAGAGTGGCTTTTGGTAATGTGAATGCACGTGACCTTGTGCAGCTTAAGAAGTCTCTTCAGCAGATACCTATTTTAAAAGAAATGGTCTCAAATCTGCCGAATGAAGAAGCAATGAGGCTTGCTGAGCGCCTGGATGCCTGTGAAGAAGTCACGGATACTTTGGAAAGCGCGATTATGGAAAATCCGCCGCTGTCTTTGAAGGATGGAAACATCATTCAGGATGGCTATCATGAAGAGCTGGATAAATACCGTGATGCCAGCCGCAATGGGAAGACCTGGATTGCCCAGCTTGAGAAGCAGGAACGTGAAAAAACAGGCATAAAATCATTAAAAATCGGTTTTAACCGTGTGTTTGGCTATTATATTGAAGTAACCCGCGCCAATCTGCATCTATTACAGGAAGGGCAATATGAGCGCAAGCAGACCCTGACCAATGCGGAGCGATTTATTACGCCTGAATTAAAGGAAAAAGAGGCACTCATACTGGAAGCGCAGGAAAAGTGTGTGGAGCTCGAGTATGAATTATTTACGAATGTCCGCGAATATGTAAAAGAGTATATTCCGAGATTGCAAAAGCTGGCGAAAATGGTAAGTGAGCTGGATGTTCTTCAGTGCTTCGCTGCTGTCAGCGAGCAGAGGCATTATATAAAGCCAAGCTTTTCAAATGAAAGACGGGTTTATATCAAAGACGGCCGCCATCCAGTCGTTGAAAAAGTGCTGAACGCACAGGAATATGTGCCGAATGACTGTTATATGGATGCCGACCGGGAAATGATGCTGATTACTGGGCCGAATATGTCCGGTAAAAGTACGTATATGAGGCAAATCGCACTTACAGCCATTTTAGCGCAAATCGGCTGCTATGTGCCTGCTTCTGAAGCCGTGCTGCCGATTTTCGACCAGGTATTTACGAGAATCGGGGCCGCCGATGACCTTATTTCCGGCCAGAGTACGTTCATGGTCGAGATGCTTGAAGCGAGAAATGCAATTGTGAATGCTACGCAAAATAGCTTGATTTTATTTGATGAAATCGGCCGCGGAACATCAACCTATGATGGGATGGCTTTGGCGCAGGCAATCATTGAATATATTCACAACCGGATTGGTGCGAAGACATTATTTTCCACTCACTATCATGAATTGACCGTGCTTGAAGAAGAACTGCAAAAAGTGAAAAACATCCATGTCAGCGCAGTCGAGCAAAATGGACGGGTTGTGTTCCTTCACAAAATTAAGGAAGGAGCGGCAGATAAAAGTTACGGAATACATGTTGCCCAGCTTGCAGAGCTCCCGAATGAACTGATTGTAAGGGCAAATGAAATATTAACTGGGCTGGAATCGAACGATCCCGGTCATGTGAAAAAAGAGATTCCTGCTGCAGAAAAAATGGCAGAGCCTGCTGCCCAATTATCTTTCTTTGAGGAGCCGGAAGACGTGAAGAAACCTTCAATAGGCTCTAAGGAAAAGAAGATAATTGATAAAGTCAAAGCGCTCGATATCCTTGATATGACGCCAATGCAGGCATTAAATACATTATATGAACTGCACAGGAAATTGAAGAATTAG
- a CDS encoding PH domain-containing protein, with the protein MFKKVASDVLGLSDVGSVIQPADYDKVDADDYVLHEDNEKIYFLIKSKSDEYCFTNKALIHLDGTSAVSKKRTLKRYSYREYSISNVMLETAGTVDLDVEIKFVIGSQSFSIDVHKKHIEELKDLYKALIRISEICRENEVSMEYAEKSLNLASSTLGRSVSNQDANVVDNFRVLNETAFNWLMNSRKKYNVKDFGYVFEKYINN; encoded by the coding sequence ATGTTTAAAAAGGTTGCCTCTGATGTGCTGGGATTAAGCGATGTGGGAAGCGTCATCCAGCCGGCTGATTATGACAAAGTTGATGCTGACGATTATGTCCTGCACGAAGATAATGAGAAAATTTATTTCCTGATCAAGTCCAAGTCGGATGAATACTGCTTTACGAATAAGGCGCTTATTCATCTGGATGGTACAAGTGCAGTCAGTAAAAAACGAACTCTAAAGCGCTACAGCTACCGCGAATACAGCATTTCAAATGTTATGCTGGAAACAGCTGGTACGGTAGATTTGGATGTAGAAATAAAATTCGTGATCGGATCTCAGTCTTTCTCTATTGACGTACATAAAAAGCATATCGAAGAATTGAAAGATTTATATAAAGCTCTGATCCGTATTTCCGAAATCTGCCGAGAAAATGAAGTGTCCATGGAGTATGCTGAAAAAAGCCTGAATTTGGCATCAAGCACTCTTGGACGTTCAGTGTCCAATCAGGACGCCAACGTAGTGGACAATTTCCGTGTATTGAATGAAACAGCCTTCAATTGGCTGATGAACAGCCGCAAGAAATATAATGTGAAAGACTTCGGATATGTGTTTGAAAAATACATCAATAACTAA
- a CDS encoding VOC family protein gives MPAVQFRIARPTNQLDKLISFYEKGLGLKRVGEFRNHEGYDGIMIGLPDSQYHLEFTQSKEKMELPQPTKEHLLVFYVGDRLERDNIAERLAAFGYLETEPENPYWGRGGLTIEDPDGWPIVLMNTPGI, from the coding sequence ATCCCAGCTGTGCAATTTCGCATAGCACGTCCGACAAACCAGCTTGATAAACTCATTTCCTTTTATGAAAAAGGACTGGGTCTGAAGAGAGTCGGCGAGTTTCGGAATCATGAAGGCTATGATGGCATTATGATTGGTCTGCCTGATAGCCAGTACCATCTTGAATTTACACAATCCAAGGAAAAAATGGAGCTTCCGCAGCCTACAAAGGAACATCTATTAGTCTTTTATGTTGGAGACCGCCTGGAGCGGGATAACATTGCCGAAAGGCTTGCTGCTTTTGGGTATTTGGAAACAGAACCGGAAAATCCATATTGGGGCAGAGGCGGATTGACGATAGAAGATCCTGATGGATGGCCGATTGTATTGATGAATACGCCAGGAATATGA
- a CDS encoding outer spore coat protein CotE, with amino-acid sequence MGDYREIITKAVVAKGRKFTQSNHTICPSHHPSSILGCWIINHTYEAKKAGKTVEISGHYDINVWYSFNNNTKTEVVTERVEYKDVIKLKYRDPDCLDDHDVIARVLQQPSCCEAVISPNGNKIIVTVEREFMVEVIGETKVCVAVYPDKCECDDDDWGLDVDDEEFEDLNPDFLVGTEEE; translated from the coding sequence ATGGGAGATTACAGAGAGATTATAACGAAAGCGGTCGTTGCGAAAGGACGTAAATTCACACAGTCCAATCATACGATCTGCCCGTCACACCATCCGTCAAGCATACTTGGCTGCTGGATCATAAACCATACGTACGAGGCGAAAAAAGCTGGAAAAACAGTGGAAATCAGCGGCCATTATGACATTAACGTTTGGTACTCCTTCAACAACAATACAAAAACCGAAGTTGTTACCGAACGGGTTGAGTATAAAGATGTCATTAAATTGAAGTACCGTGATCCGGACTGTTTGGATGATCATGATGTCATCGCCCGTGTTCTGCAGCAGCCGAGCTGCTGTGAAGCAGTCATTTCTCCAAACGGCAACAAAATCATCGTCACTGTGGAAAGAGAATTCATGGTCGAGGTGATCGGCGAAACAAAAGTTTGTGTAGCTGTTTACCCAGACAAGTGCGAATGTGATGATGACGATTGGGGACTTGATGTGGACGATGAAGAATTCGAGGATTTAAATCCGGATTTCTTGGTGGGAACTGAAGAAGAATAA
- a CDS encoding RicAFT regulatory complex protein RicA family protein has translation MAKYTKDEIVERAKELARMIAETEEVDFFKRAEAQINENEKVSATITTIKGLQKQAVNLQHYGKAEALKKTEEKIAQLEQQLDEIPVVQEFKQSQVDVNELLQIVANTISNTVTDEVITSTGGNLLSGETGSKISNSSCTH, from the coding sequence ATGGCTAAATACACAAAAGATGAGATTGTAGAACGTGCGAAGGAATTGGCACGCATGATTGCAGAGACAGAAGAAGTGGATTTCTTCAAGCGTGCAGAAGCACAGATTAATGAAAACGAAAAGGTTAGTGCTACCATTACAACAATCAAAGGCTTGCAAAAGCAGGCTGTCAATCTTCAGCACTATGGTAAAGCTGAAGCATTAAAGAAAACGGAAGAAAAAATTGCCCAGTTGGAACAGCAGCTGGATGAAATCCCGGTTGTCCAGGAATTCAAGCAATCCCAGGTGGATGTTAATGAATTGCTGCAGATTGTGGCTAATACGATTTCCAACACTGTAACAGACGAAGTCATTACTTCTACAGGCGGAAATCTTCTGAGCGGTGAAACGGGATCAAAAATCAGCAACAGCAGCTGTACACATTAA
- the miaB gene encoding tRNA (N6-isopentenyl adenosine(37)-C2)-methylthiotransferase MiaB has protein sequence MMNEKQRLESQQVQTANPSDKKSVKDYSKYFETVYTAPSLKEAKKRGKEEVKYHKDFKIPEEFHGMGNGRKFYIRTYGCQMNEHDTEVMAGIFLGLGYEHTESVEDANVILLNTCAIRENAENKVFGELGHLKHLKKENPDLLIGVCGCMSQEESVVNKILKTYNQVDMIFGTHNIHRLPNILQEAYMSKEMVIEVWSKEGDVIENLPKVRRGNIKAWVNIMYGCDKFCTYCIVPYTRGKERSRRPEDIIQEVRQLAAQGYQEITLLGQNVNAYGKDFEDMNYGLGDLMDEMRKIDIPRVRFTTSHPRDFDDHLIEVLAKGGNLVEHIHLPVQSGSTDVLKIMARKYTREQYLELVRKIKAAIPEATFTTDIIVGYPNETEEQFEETISLYREVGFDAAYTFIYSPREGTPAAKMVDNVPMEVKKERLQRLNAVVNELSAEAMKKYKGQTVEVLVEGESKNNPEILAGYTRKNKLVNFKGPKTAIGKIVNVKVTDAKTWSLNGEMVEELDAVEVKQ, from the coding sequence ATGATGAACGAAAAACAACGTCTAGAAAGCCAGCAAGTGCAAACAGCAAATCCTTCGGACAAAAAATCCGTAAAGGATTACAGCAAATACTTTGAAACTGTTTATACTGCACCTTCCTTAAAGGAAGCGAAAAAACGCGGTAAAGAAGAAGTGAAATATCATAAAGATTTTAAAATTCCTGAAGAATTTCATGGCATGGGGAATGGCCGCAAATTCTATATCCGCACTTACGGCTGCCAGATGAATGAGCATGATACCGAAGTTATGGCTGGTATTTTCCTTGGTCTTGGCTATGAGCATACAGAATCAGTGGAAGATGCAAATGTCATTTTACTTAATACATGTGCCATCCGTGAAAATGCCGAGAATAAAGTGTTCGGAGAACTTGGCCATCTAAAACATTTAAAAAAGGAAAATCCCGATCTCCTAATTGGTGTCTGCGGATGTATGTCACAGGAAGAATCTGTTGTTAACAAGATTCTTAAAACATATAACCAGGTAGATATGATATTTGGAACACACAACATTCACCGTCTTCCTAACATTCTTCAAGAAGCGTATATGTCGAAGGAAATGGTTATTGAAGTATGGTCTAAAGAAGGGGATGTAATTGAGAACCTTCCTAAAGTACGCCGCGGGAATATTAAAGCATGGGTCAACATTATGTACGGCTGTGATAAATTCTGCACGTACTGCATCGTTCCTTATACACGCGGAAAAGAGCGGAGCAGACGTCCTGAGGATATCATTCAGGAAGTGCGCCAGTTAGCGGCACAGGGCTACCAGGAAATTACCCTGCTTGGGCAAAACGTAAACGCGTATGGAAAAGATTTTGAGGATATGAATTACGGTCTTGGCGATTTAATGGATGAAATGCGCAAAATCGACATTCCGCGAGTACGCTTTACAACCAGCCATCCGCGCGACTTTGACGATCATCTGATTGAAGTGCTTGCCAAAGGCGGCAATCTGGTAGAGCATATTCACCTTCCAGTTCAATCTGGTTCTACAGATGTCCTGAAAATCATGGCCCGTAAATATACAAGGGAACAATATTTGGAGCTGGTTCGCAAGATTAAAGCTGCTATTCCAGAGGCTACTTTTACAACTGATATCATCGTCGGCTATCCTAATGAGACAGAAGAGCAATTTGAAGAAACAATATCTCTGTATAGGGAAGTAGGCTTTGATGCTGCTTATACGTTCATTTACTCACCTCGTGAAGGCACACCAGCGGCCAAAATGGTGGATAACGTGCCAATGGAAGTGAAGAAAGAACGTCTTCAGCGCCTGAACGCAGTTGTTAATGAATTATCGGCAGAAGCAATGAAAAAATATAAAGGCCAGACTGTCGAAGTTCTTGTGGAAGGGGAAAGCAAGAACAATCCTGAAATTCTTGCAGGATACACAAGAAAGAACAAGCTGGTAAACTTTAAGGGACCGAAAACAGCGATCGGCAAAATTGTGAATGTAAAAGTAACCGATGCGAAGACTTGGTCCCTAAACGGAGAAATGGTAGAAGAACTAGACGCGGTTGAGGTGAAGCAGTAA
- a CDS encoding 2-oxoacid:ferredoxin oxidoreductase subunit beta, producing MATFKDFRNNVKPNWCPGCGDFSVQAAIQRAAANVGLEPENLAVVSGIGCSGRISGYINSYGFHGIHGRSLPIAQGVKMANRDLTVIASGGDGDGFAIGMGHTIHAIRRNVNITYIVMDNQIYGLTKGQTSPRSAAGFKTKSTPQGSIEQAISPMEMALTAGATFVAQSFSTDLKDLTALIEAGIKHDGFSLINVFSPCVTYNKVNTYDWFKENLTKLSDVEGYDHSSREMAMQTLMKHSGLVTGLIYQDTERKSYQELLSGYSETPLSQADLDLDQAHFDKLAAEFM from the coding sequence ATGGCCACATTTAAAGATTTTCGAAATAATGTAAAACCAAACTGGTGCCCAGGCTGTGGAGACTTCTCCGTGCAGGCTGCGATTCAGCGTGCGGCAGCAAATGTTGGTTTAGAGCCTGAGAACTTAGCTGTAGTATCAGGCATTGGATGCTCCGGACGTATTTCCGGCTATATCAATTCATACGGTTTCCACGGCATTCATGGGCGTTCACTGCCGATCGCCCAGGGTGTGAAAATGGCTAACCGCGATTTAACAGTTATCGCATCCGGCGGTGACGGAGACGGATTCGCGATCGGTATGGGCCATACGATCCATGCGATCCGCCGTAATGTGAACATCACTTATATCGTAATGGATAACCAAATCTATGGTTTAACAAAAGGGCAGACTTCACCGCGTTCTGCGGCTGGTTTCAAAACGAAGTCTACTCCGCAAGGTTCTATTGAGCAGGCGATCTCTCCAATGGAAATGGCATTAACTGCTGGTGCGACTTTCGTGGCACAAAGCTTCTCTACTGACCTTAAAGATCTGACTGCGTTAATCGAAGCAGGCATCAAGCATGATGGCTTCTCTTTAATTAACGTGTTCAGCCCATGTGTTACATACAATAAAGTAAACACATATGACTGGTTTAAAGAAAACCTGACAAAGCTTAGCGATGTGGAAGGCTATGATCATTCAAGCCGTGAAATGGCTATGCAGACTCTTATGAAGCACAGCGGCCTTGTAACTGGCTTAATCTATCAGGACACAGAGCGCAAGTCTTATCAGGAATTGCTTTCAGGTTACTCTGAAACTCCTTTATCACAAGCGGATCTTGATCTTGATCAAGCTCACTTTGATAAACTTGCAGCTGAATTTATGTAA
- a CDS encoding 2-oxoacid:acceptor oxidoreductase subunit alpha, producing MINQLSWKVGGQQGEGIESTGEIFSIALNRLGYYLYGYRHFSSRIKGGHTNNKIRVSTSQIRSISDDLDILVAFDQETIDLNYKELHDKGIMIADAKFDPKQPEDTNAALFAVPFTEIATELGTSLMKNMVAVGATCAVLNLNIKVFEEVVQEIFGRKGQQVVDKNMEAIQAGFDFMKEKLSDDVELMELEKADGLKRLFMIGNDAIALGALAGGCRFMAAYPITPASEIMEYLIKKLPALGGSVIQTEDEIAAVTMAIGANYAGVRSITASAGPGLSLKMEAIGLSGITETPLVIVDTQRGGPSTGLPTKQEQSDLMAMIYGTHGEIPKIVLAPSTVQEAFYDTAEAFNLAEEYQCPVIVLSDLQLSLGKQTVEPLDFSKVEIRRGKLVTEELPEIENKGYFKRFEVTEDGVSPRVIPGMKNGIHHVTGVEHDETGKPSESAANRNAQMDKRFRKIENIKFNTPVHKNAPHEESDLLIVGFNSTRGAIEEAMSRLEQDGIKVNHAQVRLIHPFPTDELLPLVKSAKKIAVVENNATGQLANIMKMNVGHAEKVHKLLKYDGNPFLPHEIHTKCKELF from the coding sequence ATGATCAATCAACTTTCATGGAAAGTTGGAGGACAGCAAGGGGAAGGTATCGAAAGTACCGGGGAGATTTTCTCCATTGCGTTAAATCGTTTGGGCTACTACCTGTACGGTTACCGCCACTTTTCATCACGTATTAAGGGCGGGCACACGAACAACAAGATTCGCGTCAGCACGTCACAAATTCGTTCTATTTCGGACGATTTAGATATTCTGGTAGCTTTTGACCAGGAAACAATCGATTTAAACTACAAAGAACTTCACGATAAAGGGATCATGATTGCAGATGCGAAATTTGATCCAAAACAGCCAGAAGATACGAATGCAGCTTTGTTTGCAGTGCCTTTTACAGAGATTGCTACAGAGCTTGGAACATCCCTGATGAAAAACATGGTTGCTGTTGGTGCGACATGTGCAGTTCTAAATTTAAATATTAAAGTATTTGAAGAAGTAGTTCAAGAGATTTTTGGGCGAAAAGGACAGCAGGTTGTCGATAAGAACATGGAAGCCATTCAGGCTGGATTTGATTTCATGAAAGAAAAGCTTAGCGATGATGTGGAATTAATGGAGCTTGAAAAAGCTGACGGGCTGAAGCGTTTATTCATGATCGGAAACGATGCAATCGCTCTTGGTGCGCTTGCAGGCGGATGCCGCTTCATGGCCGCTTACCCAATCACACCTGCATCCGAAATCATGGAATATCTGATTAAGAAACTTCCGGCGCTTGGTGGATCTGTCATCCAGACAGAAGATGAAATTGCCGCAGTTACAATGGCAATCGGTGCAAACTACGCCGGTGTCCGCTCAATTACAGCATCTGCTGGTCCTGGACTTTCCCTTAAGATGGAAGCAATCGGCCTTTCAGGGATTACTGAAACACCGCTTGTTATCGTTGATACACAGCGTGGCGGCCCTTCTACAGGACTACCGACAAAGCAGGAGCAATCTGATTTAATGGCAATGATTTACGGAACTCATGGCGAGATTCCAAAAATCGTGCTCGCTCCTAGTACTGTACAGGAAGCATTCTATGATACAGCTGAAGCTTTCAACCTTGCAGAAGAATACCAGTGCCCGGTTATTGTCCTCTCAGACTTGCAGCTTTCTCTTGGAAAGCAGACAGTGGAGCCGCTTGATTTCAGCAAAGTTGAAATCCGCCGAGGAAAGCTTGTTACAGAAGAACTTCCTGAAATTGAAAACAAAGGCTACTTCAAGCGCTTTGAGGTTACAGAAGATGGAGTTTCACCTCGAGTGATACCTGGCATGAAGAACGGAATCCACCATGTGACGGGTGTGGAGCATGATGAAACTGGAAAACCTTCAGAATCAGCTGCTAACCGCAATGCGCAAATGGATAAGCGTTTCCGCAAGATTGAAAATATTAAATTCAATACACCTGTTCACAAAAATGCTCCTCATGAAGAATCAGATTTGCTGATCGTCGGCTTCAATTCAACACGCGGTGCAATTGAGGAAGCAATGAGCAGACTTGAACAGGACGGTATTAAAGTGAACCATGCACAAGTTCGCCTGATCCATCCTTTCCCAACTGATGAGTTATTGCCGCTTGTGAAATCAGCTAAGAAAATCGCTGTAGTAGAAAACAACGCTACAGGACAATTAGCGAACATCATGAAGATGAACGTCGGACATGCTGAGAAAGTACATAAGCTATTGAAGTACGACGGAAATCCATTCTTGCCGCATGAAATTCACACAAAATGCAAGGAGTTGTTCTAA
- a CDS encoding dipeptidase yields the protein MKIFDAHCDVLYKMFMDRKVDFKNSGSLQVNLEGLQASRLKVQCFAIYVPESVHPEMKFNAALYMTDLFYDKVLKPNPQLKLIRSSRDIDLLQNDEVGAVLTLEGCEAVGCDLLKLKTLLRLGVSSVGLTWNYANCAADGVLEERGAGLSLFGKQVVYELNASKAWCDVSHLSERGFWDVMEWADYPFASHSNCYSLCPNPRNLSNEQIEALIDRDSVMGITFVTEFLSGKQTATITDILRHLEHVCSLGGENHVGFGSDFDGTDGRVTGLEDARKYDSLINELTKYYSDIQAEKFSFRNFYNRFPR from the coding sequence GTGAAAATATTTGATGCACATTGTGATGTCCTATATAAAATGTTTATGGACAGAAAGGTTGACTTTAAAAATTCAGGCAGTCTTCAGGTGAACCTGGAAGGGCTGCAGGCTTCCCGTTTAAAGGTTCAATGCTTTGCTATATATGTTCCTGAATCTGTCCATCCGGAAATGAAGTTCAACGCAGCCCTATATATGACCGATCTGTTTTACGATAAAGTGCTTAAACCCAACCCGCAATTAAAGCTCATTAGAAGCAGCCGGGACATCGACCTGCTGCAGAATGATGAAGTAGGGGCAGTGCTGACACTGGAGGGATGTGAGGCAGTTGGCTGCGATCTGCTTAAATTGAAGACGCTTCTCAGGCTGGGAGTGTCTTCAGTGGGATTGACCTGGAATTATGCAAACTGTGCGGCTGATGGAGTGCTTGAAGAAAGGGGGGCAGGGCTTTCTTTATTTGGCAAACAAGTGGTATATGAATTAAATGCCAGCAAAGCATGGTGCGATGTATCCCATCTTTCTGAACGCGGGTTCTGGGATGTGATGGAATGGGCGGACTATCCTTTTGCCTCTCACTCGAACTGCTATTCGCTGTGCCCGAATCCCCGCAATTTATCAAACGAACAGATCGAAGCTCTGATTGACCGGGACAGTGTGATGGGCATTACATTTGTGACGGAGTTTTTATCAGGAAAACAAACAGCCACGATTACTGATATCCTAAGACATCTTGAACATGTATGTTCACTTGGAGGAGAAAATCATGTAGGCTTTGGTTCGGATTTTGACGGTACGGATGGAAGAGTTACAGGTTTGGAGGATGCAAGAAAATACGATAGCCTGATAAATGAATTAACAAAATATTATTCTGATATACAAGCTGAAAAATTTTCATTTCGGAATTTCTATAACAGATTTCCAAGGTGA
- the spoVS gene encoding stage V sporulation protein SpoVS: MEILKVSAKSNPNSVAGALAGVLRERGSAEIQAIGAGALNQAVKAVAIARGFVAPSGVDLICIPAFTDILIDGEERTAIKLIVEPR; this comes from the coding sequence ATGGAAATATTAAAAGTTTCAGCAAAATCTAATCCTAATTCTGTAGCTGGTGCGCTTGCCGGAGTTCTTCGCGAAAGAGGAAGTGCGGAAATCCAGGCAATTGGTGCGGGTGCATTGAACCAGGCTGTTAAGGCAGTAGCGATCGCAAGAGGATTCGTAGCGCCTAGCGGAGTGGATTTAATTTGTATCCCTGCATTCACGGATATCCTGATTGACGGCGAAGAGCGGACTGCCATTAAGCTGATTGTGGAGCCGCGTTAG